One Streptosporangium sp. NBC_01495 DNA window includes the following coding sequences:
- a CDS encoding Tn3 family transposase yields the protein MRLHRTLAERTGPELRSMLAGLLLVPEGRRVSELERLRTPPTRASGRVMTAELRRIAEIGALHAGAVRVEPVPMVKMTALARYGLASKAPTLRDLEDDRKAATLLATVRHLETSSVDDALDVLDLLITSNLLARAERAGKAEQLRTFPKLRSAARTMASAMEVLMSAPEATADRLVSLVEVWKAIEEVVPRERLAAAVETVAAFVPVTDDDAAAEWRAELVKRYRTVQGFIELLLEVIRFRAVAAGRPVLAMVRTAAAMAKSRRRHGPGDIAAHEPLITGSWRPLVYRNPDLPEGQIDKAAFMLCAVMHLHQALRRRDVFAEGADRWSDPRARLLEGAAWEAARPKILTIVFGLFAICGYQFSPRIADLGDTRLWRTNTRAVYGPLDAMSRHTIRRDRIRAHWCDMLRVAGSLTMGTVRAYDLIRMLSADGRTTGLGDAFAHYGRIFKTLHLLQFISDSGYRRMIGTQLNFQEGLHRLARKICFGNRGQLRQRYREGMENQLGTLGLALNAVVWWNTLYLDAAVKQLREQGFPATEDMCARLSPIRYDHINFLGRYAFTRADLTTGLRPFHEQAANAESY from the coding sequence GTGCGGCTGCATCGCACGCTGGCCGAGCGCACCGGACCTGAGCTGCGTTCGATGCTGGCCGGGCTGCTCCTGGTGCCCGAGGGCAGGCGAGTCTCGGAGCTGGAGCGCCTTCGTACCCCGCCGACTCGGGCCTCGGGCCGGGTGATGACCGCGGAGTTGCGCCGGATCGCCGAGATCGGAGCCCTGCACGCTGGGGCGGTACGGGTGGAGCCGGTGCCGATGGTGAAGATGACAGCCCTGGCCCGCTACGGGCTGGCGTCCAAGGCCCCGACTCTGCGGGATTTGGAAGACGACCGCAAAGCGGCGACATTGCTGGCCACGGTGCGTCACCTGGAGACCTCCTCCGTTGATGACGCCCTGGACGTGCTGGACCTGCTGATCACCTCCAATCTGCTGGCCCGCGCGGAGCGGGCGGGCAAGGCCGAGCAGTTGCGAACCTTCCCCAAGCTGCGCAGCGCCGCACGCACGATGGCATCGGCGATGGAGGTGCTGATGTCGGCGCCGGAGGCAACGGCGGATCGGCTGGTGTCGCTGGTGGAGGTTTGGAAGGCGATCGAGGAGGTCGTGCCGCGCGAACGCCTGGCGGCGGCGGTGGAGACGGTGGCGGCATTCGTGCCGGTCACCGACGATGACGCGGCCGCCGAATGGCGAGCGGAGCTGGTCAAGCGATACCGCACCGTGCAGGGTTTCATCGAGCTGCTACTGGAGGTGATCCGTTTCCGGGCGGTGGCGGCCGGCAGGCCGGTGCTGGCGATGGTGCGGACCGCTGCGGCGATGGCCAAGAGCCGCCGCCGCCACGGGCCCGGCGACATCGCCGCGCACGAACCTTTGATCACCGGATCGTGGCGGCCGTTGGTCTACCGCAACCCCGACCTACCCGAAGGACAGATCGACAAGGCGGCGTTCATGCTGTGCGCAGTAATGCACCTGCACCAGGCGCTGCGCCGGCGCGATGTGTTCGCCGAAGGCGCCGATCGATGGAGCGACCCGCGGGCCCGGCTGCTGGAAGGCGCGGCATGGGAGGCGGCCCGACCGAAGATCCTCACCATCGTGTTCGGCCTGTTCGCGATCTGCGGCTACCAGTTCTCCCCGCGCATCGCCGACCTCGGCGACACCCGACTGTGGCGCACCAACACCCGCGCCGTCTATGGCCCGCTGGATGCCATGTCCCGCCACACCATCCGCCGGGACCGCATCCGCGCGCACTGGTGTGACATGCTGCGCGTGGCTGGCTCGCTCACCATGGGCACCGTCCGCGCCTACGACCTGATCCGGATGCTGTCGGCCGACGGCCGCACTACCGGTCTGGGGGATGCCTTCGCCCACTACGGCCGCATCTTCAAGACATTGCACCTACTGCAGTTCATCTCCGACTCCGGCTACCGCCGCATGATCGGCACCCAGCTCAACTTCCAGGAAGGCCTCCACCGCCTGGCCCGAAAAATCTGCTTCGGCAACCGCGGCCAGCTGCGCCAGCGCTACCGCGAAGGCATGGAAAACCAGCTCGGCACCCTGGGTCTGGCGCTCAACGCCGTGGTGTGGTGGAACACCCTGTATCTGGACGCCGCCGTCAAGCAGTTGCGCGAGCAGGGCTTTCCCGCCACCGAGGACATGTGCGCCCGGCTGTCACCCATCCGGTACGACCACATCAACTTCCTGGGCCGTTACGCCTTCACCCGCGCCGACCTGACCACAGGACTGCGTCCCTTCCATGAACAGGCTGCCAACGCCGAGAGCTACTGA